Below is a genomic region from Microbacterium galbinum.
TTCTCTGGTCGCCAAGGCCAAGAACCCGGATGCTGCGGACCCCACGACCCCGAAGGTCGCCGCGGTGTGCGTCTACGGCGACATGGTCGGAGACGCGGTGACCGCACTCGGTGCCCTGCACGGCGATCCCGACGAGGGGCTGATCTCGGTCGCCGCCGTCGCGACGGCGTTCCCGAGCGGCCGTTCGTCGCTCGAGATCAAGCTCGCCGACACGGCCGAGGCCGTCGCCGCCGGAGCCGACGAGATCGACATGGTCATCGACCGGGGAGCATTCCTCTCCGGGCGCTACGGGATCGTGTTCGACCAGATCGCGCGCGTGAAGGAAGCCTGCCGCCGCGAGGACGGCAGCTACGCCTCGCTCAAGGTCATCCTCGAGACCGGTGAGCTGAACACCTACGACAACATCAAGCGGGCGTCGTGGCTCGGCATCCTCGCGGGTGGCGACTTCATCAAAACCTCGACCGGAAAGGTGCAGCCGGCGGCGACTCTCCCGACGACGCTACTCATGCTCGAGACGGTGCGCGACTGGCACCGCGCGACCGGCGAGAGGATCGGTGTGAAGCCCGCCGGCGGCATCCGCTCCTCGAAGGACGCGATCAAGTATCTCGTCACCGTCGCCGAGACCGTGGGGGAGGAGTGGCTCCAGCCGCACCTGTTCCGCTTCGGCGCCTCGAGCCTCCTCAACGACGTGCTGCTGCAGCGTCAGAAGCTCACCACCGGCCACTACTCCGGCCCCGACTACGTCACGATCGACTGACTGGGATACGCAAAATGTCATTTCTGGAATACGCCCCCGCGCCGGAATCCACGGCGCTGCTGAACCTCAAGGACAGCTACGGCCTCTTCATCGACGGTGAGTTCGTCGACGGATCCGGCAACAGCTTCACCACCATCTCGCCCGCGACCGAGAAGCGCATCGCCGAGATCGCGACCGCGAGCGATGACGACGTCGACCGCGCCGTCGCCGCTGCACGCCGTGCCTACGAGAAGACGTGGTCGCGGATGAGCGGTCGCGACCGCGGCAAGTACCTCTTCCGCATCGCCCGCCTCGTGCAGGAGCGCGCCCGCGAGCTCGCCGTGGCCGAGAGCCTCGACAACGGCAAGCCGATCAAGGAGAGCCGTGACGTCGACGTGCCCCTGGTCGCCGCCTGGTTCTTCTACTACGCCGGGTGGGCCGACAAGCTCGATCACGCCGGCCTCGGCGCGAACCCGCGTGCGCTTGGCGTGGCCGGTCAGGTCATCCCGTGGAACTTCCCGCTGCTGATGCTCGCGTGGAAGCTCGCCCCTGCTCTCGCGGCAGGCAACACGGTCGTGCTGAAGCCCGCCGAGACGACGCCGCTCACCGCGCTGATCTTCGCGGAGATCCTGCAGCAGGCGGACCTGCCCGCCGGTGTCGTCAACATCATCACCGGTGCCGGGCCGACGGGCGCGGCCCTCGTGCGCCACCCCGACGTCGACAAGGTCGCCTTCACCGGTTCGACCGGCGTCGGCCGCGACATCGCGAAGGCGGTGGCCGGCACGAACAAGAAGCTCACGCTCGAACTCGGCGGCAAGGCCGCGAACATCGTGTTCGACGACGCGCCGATCGACCAGGCGGTCGAGGGGATCGTCAACGGCATCTTCTTCAACCAGGGGCACGTGTGCTGCGCCGGAAGCCGCCTGCTCGTGCAGGAGTCGATCCACGACGAGGTCATCGACCGGCTCAAGACGCGCCTGTCGACGCTGCGTCTGGGCGACCCGCTCGACAAGAACACCGACATCGGCGCCATCAACTCCGCAGCCCAGCTGGCACGCATCCGCGAGCTCAGCGACATCGGCGAGGCGGAGGGCGCCGAGCGCTGGACCGCGGACTGCGCGATCCCGGAGAAGGGCTTCTGGTTCGCCCCGACGATCTTCACCGGCGTCGAGGCCTCGCACCGCATCGCGCGTGACGAGGTGTTCGGCCCGGTGCTCTCGGTGCTGACCTTCCGCACGCCGGCCGAGGCGATCGCCAAGGCCAACAACACCCCTTACGGCCTCTCCGCGGGCATCTGGTCGGACAAGGGATCGCGCATCCTCGCCGTCGCCGACCGCCTGCGCGCGGGCGTGGTGTGGGCGAACACGTTCAACCGTTTCGACCCGTCGAGCCCGTTCGGCGGATACAAGGAGTCCGGTTACGGCCGCGAGGGCGGCCGCCAGGGTCTCACCGCCTACCTGAAGGGATCGGCAGCATGAGCAAGCGACTGACCGTGCCGAAGACGTACAAGCTGGCGATCGGCGGCGCCTTCCCGCGCAGCGAGTCGGGACGCACCTACGAGGTCGTCTCACCGAAGGGAGCCTTCCTCGCGAACGCGGCGCAGGGTTCGCGTAAGGACGCCAGGGATGCCGTCGTCGCGGCGCGTTCCGCGGTGAAGGGCTGGTCGGGCGCCACCGCGTACAACCGCGGCCAGGTGCTCTACCGCGTCGCAGAGGTGCTCGAGGGCCGTCGCGCGCAGTTCATCGATGAGATCGTCGCCCAGGAAGGGCTGTCGGCATCGGCCGCAGCCTCGCAGGTCGACGAGGCGATCGACCTCTGGGTCTGGTACGCGGGATGGTGCGACAAGTACGCGCAGGTCGCCGGCAACGCGAACCCCGTGGCGGGTCCGTACTTCAACATCACCGTTCCCGAGCCGACGGGTGTCGTCGCGATCGTCGCACCGCAGGACTCGGCGCTGCTCGGTCTCGTCTCGGTCGTGGCACCGGCGCTCGTCGCGGGCAACACGGTCGTCGTGATCGCGAGTGAGCGGCATCCGCTGTCGGCCATCAGCCTCGCCGAGGTGCTCGCGACCAGCGACGTGCCCGGCGGCGTGGTGAACGTGCTCACCGGCTCGCCGGCCGAGATCGCGCCGTGGCTCGCCTCGCATCAGGACGTGAACGCGCTCGACCTCGCGGGTGCCGGTGCGCTCGAGTGGGTCGACCTGCAGATCGCGGCCGCCGAGACGCTCAAGCGCGTGGTCGCGCCGGGTGAGGTCGTCGCCTCGCCCGAACGCATCGCGGCGTTCACCGAGGTCAAGACCGTGTGGCACACCAAGAGCATGATCTGATCCGACCTGATCCGATTTCTCGACGAAGGGCCGGTTCGCAGGATGCTGCGGGCCGGCCCTTCGTCGTGTCGAGCGCTCCGAACCGAGGCTCTCTGACACGGCCCCTGTCCCAATGCGTCCCGGTGTCCGATGCAGAGGTTAGGCTCGAAGCACGATCTCTGGATCCCCCATAGGAGGACGCGCATGGCCCGTATCGGTGAAAGCGCTGACCTGTTCAAGTGCTCGTTCTGCGGAAAGAGCCAGAAGCAGGTGCAGCAGCTCATCGCTGGCCCCGGTGTGTACATCTGCGACGAGTGCGTCGAGCTGTGCAACGAGATCATCGAGGAGCGGATGGCCGAGTCCTCCGCCGAGGGAGTGACGGACTTCGATCTGCCCAAGCCCCGCGAGATCTTCTCCTTCCTCGAGGAGTACGTCGTCGGTCAGGAGCCCGCTAAGAAGGCGCTCGCCGTCGCCGTCTACAACCACTACAAGCGCACCCGAGCGCACAGCACGCTGCAGCCGGCGGAGCAGAAGGCCGACGAGGTCGAGATCGCGAAGAGCAACATCATGCTCATCGGGCCGACCGGGTGCGGCAAGACCTATCTCGCGCAGACGCTCGCTAAGCGGCTCAACGTGCCGTTCGCCGTCGCCGATGCGACCGCGTTGACCGAGGCCGGCTACGTCGGTGAAGACGTCGAGAACATCCTCCTCAAGCTCATCCAGGCGGCGGACTACGACGTCAAGCGCGCCGAGCAGGGCATCATCTACATCGACGAGATCGACAAGGTGGCCCGCAAGGCCGAGAACCCGTCGATCACACGCGACGTCTCGGGCGAGGGCGTGCAGCAGGCGCTGCTCAAGATCCTCGAGGGCACGGTCGCCTCGGTCCCACCGCAGGGTGGACGCAAGCATCCGCACCAGGAGTTCCTGCAGATCGACACCACGAACGTCCTGTTCATCGTCGCCGGAGCGTTCGCGGGTCTCGAAGACATCGTCTCGGCACGCGTCGGCAAGCACGGCATCGGCTTCGGCGCCCCGCTGCATGACAAGGGCAAGGATCTCGATCTCTTCAGCGAGGTGCTGCCCGACGACCTGCACAAGTTCGGTCTGATCCCCGAGTTCATCGGCCGTCTGCCCGTGATCGCCTCGGTGTCTCCGCTCGACCAGGATGCCCTGATCGACATCCTCACCGGCCCGCGCAACGCGCTCGTGAAGCAGTACCAGCGCATGTTCGAGCTCGACGGCGTGCAGCTCGAATTCGAAGACGACGCGCTCCGCTCGATCGCCGACCTCGCCGTCGAGCGCAAGACCGGCGCTCGGGGCCTTCGCGCGATCCTCGAAGACGTGCTCGGTCCGATCATGTTCGAGATCCCCTCGGCCGAAGACGTCGCCAAGGTGATCGTGACCCGCGCCGCCGTCGATGAAGGCGCGCCTCCCACCATCGTGATGGAGCGCAAGCGCAAGAGCGCGTGACCTCGGACCGGGCGTCGTCGCCCGAACCCTGGGAGACCCGCCGGTCCGAAACCATCGTCTCCGATCGGTGGATCTCGGTGCGTGCCGATGACTGCGTCGATGCCCGAGGGCGGACGATCGCGCCGTACTACGTTCTCGAATACGGCGATTGGGTGTCCGTGCTCGCCATCGACACCGCCGGCGACGCCGTCATCGTCGAGGAGTATCGTCACGGGGCCGGCATCGTCGCGTGGGGCACGATCGGCGGTGGCGTAGCCGAGGGTGAAGACGTGGCCGTCGCAGCCGCCCGCGAACTCCGAGAGGAGACCGGATACGAGGCGGCGTCGATGATCGCGCTCGGTGCGACGTGGGCGAACTTCGGCAACCACACGAACCGCGTCCATCATTTCGTGGCGCTCGGCTGTCAACCGACGTCCGAGCAGTCGCTCGACGAGAACGAGGACATCAGAGTCCATGTGGTTCCGTTCGAGGGCCTCGCCGAGCACCTGCATCAGAGCTATCACCAGCTCACCTGGTACAAGGCGGAGGAGTTCCTCCGGACGACGGGACCTCAGGCGACCGGCAGGATGAGGTCGGTGCGCAGCTCTTCGGGATCCTCGGTCGGGTCGGAGACGTAGACCTCGATCCAGATCCCCCGGTGGTGCAGGCCCTCTGCGCCGGCTCTCTCGGCGAGGCCCATCCACGCCCGCCCGAGACCGTCGTACGATCCGATGTGCGTCGTCGCGGCGGCGTCGCCGGATGGAAGGGTGGACGCCTGCACCGACGCGCCGCTCGCGGTGATCAGTGGATCCGTCGGCGCTGTCGTGACGGGGAAGCCGAGTTCCAGGTCGAAAACGCCCATGGGGTCCCCGTGGTAGATCGCCACGGCGGGCCCCGCCGGCACGAGCGTGCCGTCGTGGAAGAAGGCGGCGATCGCGCCGTAGCCGGTGTCGAAGGCGTTGCGCAGGTCTGCGATGCGGATGCTCTCGTGCCGGATCACCGCCAGAGGAGCGGGATCGAGAGTGAGGCGCTCCATCGCGCCGAACGGGCTGTCGGGAAAGGCGTTCATGCCCACATCGTCGGGGCTTCCCGCGGAAACCGCAAGAGGCCCCTCCGCCGGTGGGCGGAGGGGCCTCTCACGATGACTGCAGGGCGTCAGTCCTCGAACGGGCGGGCGATGACCTCACCCGTCGCGGACTGCAGGACCTCCCAGCCGGCGTCGAGCTCGGCGATCGCACGCCCCTCGAGCCAGGTGAGTGTCCAGTGACCGGTGACTCCGCGCGACTCGACCTCGGCGATCGCGGGGCGGAGAGCCGCGGGAACCGATGCGGGAGCCTCGGAACCGGTGGCCCAGCGCGTGCCCAGCTGCATCAGGAAGCCTCGGTCGGTGCGAGCTCGATGGCGGTGACGGCGAAGGCATCCGCCTCCACGAACTCCAGCTCGGCGATCCGGCCCACGGCCCGCAGGTCGTCGGCGGCGGCTTCGAGAGCAACGAGCGTCGTGGCGGGCGCGGCGATCACCGCACGTGACACCGGAGTCTTCTGCGACGCCTTGGCCTCGGTCTTCGCACGGCGGATACCGATCAGCGCCTCGCTCGCGGCCGACAATACGGCGGTGTCGCCCTCGATGCCGAGAGCCTCGGGCCAGGCTGCGGTGTGCACCGAGCCCTCCTCGAACCACGACCAGGCCTCCTCGGTCGCGAACGACAGCACGGGCGCGAGCAGCCGCAGCAGGGTCGACAGGGCGAGGCGCAGCGCGAGGGCGGCGGATGCCTGCCCCACGTCGTTCTGGTTGTAGGCACGTTCCTTCACCAGCTCGAGGTAGTCATCGCAGAACGTCCAGAAGAACGCCTCGGTGATCTCGAGCGCACGGGCCTGGTCGTAGTTCTCGAACGCGGCGGTGGCCTCGGCGATCACTCCGTCGAGCGCGCTGAGCATCGAAGCGTCGAGGGCGTGCGTGACCTGAGCGCCCTCGGGCACCGGGAACGATAGCACGAACTTCGCCGCGTTCAGCACCTTGATCGCGAGACGACGACCGATCTTCACCTGCGTCGGGCTTTGCGGGTCGAAGGCGGCATCGGCGCCGAGGCGGCTCGATGCGGACCAGTAGCGCACGGCATCCGATCCGTGCGTCTCGAGGATGTCGGCGGGCGTGACCACATTGCCCTTGGACTTCGACATCTTCTTGCGGTCGGGGTCGACGATGAAACCGCTGATCGCGGCGTTGCGCCACGGCGAGCGGCCGTCTTCGAGCACGGATCGCAGCATGGTCGAGAAGAGCCAGGTGCGGATGATGTCCTGGCCCTGCGGGCGCAGGTCGAACGGGGCCGTGAGGTTCCACAGCTCCTCGTCGCGCTGCCAGCCGCCGGCGAGCTGCGGGGTGAGCGACGAGGTCGCCCAGGTGTCGAAGATGTCGGCCTCGGCGTCGAAGCCCCCCGCGACGCCGCGCTGGTCCTCGGTGTAACCGTCGGGCACGTCAGTGGTCGGGTCGATCGGAAGCGACGCGGCATCCGGCACGATCACGCGCTCGTAGTCGCGTTCGCCGTTCTCGTCGAGTCCGTACCAGAGCGGGATCGGCACGCCGAAGAAGCGCTGACGCGAAACGAGCCAGTCGCCCGTGAGTCCGCCGACCCAGTTCTCGTAGCGCACGCGCATGAAGTCCGGGTACCAGTTCAGCTCGGTGCCGTGCGAGAGCAGCTGCTCGCGCAGGTTGCCGTCGCGGGCGCCGTTGCGGATGTACCACTGGCGCGTCGACACGATCTCGAGCGGGCGGTCGCCCTTCTCGAAGAACTTCACCGCGTGGCTGAACGGCTTGCCGACCGCGGTCATGTCGCCGGTCTCCTGCAGCTTCTCGACGATCGCCTTGCGGGCGCTGAAGACCGTCTTGCCGGCGACCTCCTCGGCGTACCAGGCGCGGGCGTCGGCGTCGGCGACGGTCGAGGGCGCCTCCGGCAGGAAGCGACCGTCCAGGCCGATCGTGGTCATGTTCGGCAGCGACTCGCCGGCGGCGGTGCGCAGTTCGCGCCACCAGATGATGTCGGTCACGTCGCCGAAGGTGCAGACCATCGCGGCTCCCGTGCCCTTGTCGGGCTGAGCGAGGTGGTGACCGTGGATCTCGATCTCGGCGCCGAAGAAGGGCGTGCGCACCTTCGTGCCGATCAGGTGCTTGTGCGGGCCCTCGGGGTGCGTCACGATCGCGATGCATGCGGGGAGCAGTTCCGGGCGGGTGGTGTCGATGGCGATCGACCCCGATCCGTCCGCGAAGGGGAATTCGATCGTGTGATAGGCCGCCTGCTGCTCGCGGTCCTCGAGCTCGGCCTGCGCGATCGCGGATCGGAAGTCGATGTCCCAGAGCGTCGGCGCGAGGGCCTGATACGCCTCACCGCGCTCGATGTTGCGCAGGAAGGCGAGCTGGCTCTGGCGGATCGTGTCGTCCGAGATCGTGCGGTAGGTCTGCGTCCAGTCCACGCTCAGGCCGAGCTGGCGGAACAGCGCCTCGAACTGCTTCTCGTCCTCGAGGGTGAGGCGTTCGCACAACTCGATGAAGTTGCGGCGGCTGATCGGCAGCTGGTCGGCGGCACGGCTCGACTTGTTGTCGCCGCCCTCGAACGGGGGAGTGAAGTCGGGGGTGTACGGGAGCGACGGGTCGCAGCGCACTCCGTAGTAGTTCTGCACGCGGCGTTCGGTCGGGAGGCCGTTGTCGTCCCAGCCCATCGGGTAGAACACCGTCTTGCCGCGCATGCGCTCGAAGCGCGCCTTGACGTCGGTGTGCGTGTACGAGAACACGTGACCGATGTGCAGGCTGCCGGATGCCGTCGGCGGCGGGGTGTCGATCGAGTACACGCCGTCGCGGCCGGACTGCGCCGCCCGCAGGCGGTCGAACAGGTAGGTGCCCTGCTCCGCCCAGGCGGCATCCCACTTCGCTTCGAGACCTTCGAGTGCGGGCTTGTCGGGAATCTGGTTCTGCGCGATTTCGGAAGCAGGCATGAAGGGTCTCCTCGAGCGATGTATGCGGCACTGTGTGAGCGTGCCTGAGTGTGGGTGTGCCCACCAGTCTAGCGAGGGCGCACGCGAGCGGATGCCGTCGCAAATCGACCCAGTCCAAGAATCGGTCCTAGACTGATCCCACCCCCATTTTTCGTTCTGAGGAATCGTCATGCCCGCAGCATCCGTGCGCCGTCTTCTCCCCGCCGCGGCGATCGTCGCCGTGACCGCCCTGGCGCTCAGCGCCTGCGCCACCCCCGGTGGACAGGACGGTGACCGCGAGGTGGTGTGGTCGATCGAGGGCGCGAACCTCTCCGCCGGTCACATGGACCCGCAGGTCAGCCAGCTCGACGTGTCGGGCACGGTGCAGCGCGCGGTGCTCGACTCCCTCGTCTTCCAGGAGGAGGACGGCACGTTCTCCCCGTGGCTCGCGACCGACTGGACCGTGTCGGACGACAGCACGGAGTACACCTTCACGCTGCGCGACGACGTCACCTTCACCGACGGCGAGCCCTTCGACGCGGCGGCGGTCAAGGCGAACTTCGACCGCATCGTCGACCCGGAGACCGCATCCGCGCAGGCGGCGAGCATGCTCGGCGCCGACTTCTACGCGGGTACCGAGGTCGTCGACGACCACACGGTGACGGTGAGCTTCACCCAGCCCTACGCTCCCTTCCTGCAAGCGGCCAGCACGCCGCAGCTCGGGTTCTACTCGCCGGCCGTCCTCGCCGACTCCGCCGATCAGCTCAAGGCCGGTGGCCCCGGGATCACCGTCGGCACCGGGCCGTTCGAGCTCACCGAGTACACGCCCGACCAAGAGCTCGTGTACACGCGCAACGACGACTACGCCTGGGGTCCGCACGGCGAGGGAGCCCCGAAGTTCGAGACGCTGCGCGTCGAGATCCAGCCCGAGGCATCCGTCCGTGCGGGCGTCGTGACCAGCGGCGAGGCCGACCTCGCGAGCAACATCCCGCCGAACCTCGCCGGAGACCTCGGCGACGGTGTGAGCGTCGACTCCGTCGAGTACCCGGGCCTCCCGTACTCGCTCTACCTCAACGAGAAGTACGGCGTGTTCGCCGACGAGAAGGTGCGCCAGGCGTTCGCCCGCGGCATCGACATCGACCCCGCGGTCGAGGAGATCTTCTTCGGCCAGTTCCCCCGCGCCTGGAGCGTGTTGAGCTCGACGACGCCGGGTTACGACGCCGCCATCGAGGGCACCTGGGCTTTCGACCCCGACGAGGCGAACCGCCTCCTCGACGAAGCCGGCTGGACCGAGCGCGACACCGACGGCATCCGCATGAAGGACGGCGCGCGTCTCTCCGCACGCTGGATCGCCTGGACGCCGGTGCCCGACGACCGCGCGGCCCTCGCGAACGCGATCCAGTCCGACCTGAAGAAGATCGGCTTCGAGATCGAGCGTGAGGTGCTCGAGCCGGGCGCCTACAACGAGCAGTACGGACCGAAGACGTTCGACCTCACCGACTGGGGCTTCTCGGGCGTCGACCCCGACTTCCTGCGCGCGCACCTGCACACCGACGGATTCCAGAACGCCTCGCAAGTGACCGATCCCGAGGTCGACGGGCTGCTCGAGCAGGCCGTGGCCACCAGCGACCAGAACCAGCGCAATGCGATCTACACGCAGCTGCAGGAATGGAACGCCACCTACACGGCGATCGTGCCGCTCTACAGCCCGTCGGCGATCACCGCGGTCGGCGAGCGCATCGACGGACTCTCGTACGACCTCTACGGTCGGCCGCTGTTCTACGATGTGACGGTCGGCTGACCCGGGTCGACGCACGGCGGTGAGAGGAGAGCGGTGAAGGCTGCGCTCGCGAAGATCGCCGGTCTCGTCGCATCCGTGGTGGTCGTGCTGTGGGGCGCCGCGACGGTGGCGTTCCTGGCCTTCCGCGTGATCCCCGGCGATCCGGTGTCGGTGATGCTCGGCCCCCAGGCGCAGGTCAGCGAAGCGGTGAAGGACGGCATCCGAGAAGACCTCGGTCTGAACCGTCCACCGTTCGAGCAGTACGTCGACTATCTCGGCCGGCTGGTGCGCGGGGACCTGGGGGAGTCGTATCAGTTGCGGATGCCGGTGGCGGAGGTTATCGGTCGGCAGCTCGGGGCGACCCTGCAGCTCTCGGCGCTCGCATTGCTCATCGCCGTCGTGATCGCCCTCTCCGTCGCGCTGCTCGTGCGCGGGGAGACAGCGCGTGCGGTCGCGACGGGTGTCGAGCTGGTCGTGCTCTCGTCACCGGTGTTCTGGATCGGACTGGTGCTGTTGAGCGTGTTCGCGTTCGGCCTCGGTTGGTTCCCCGTGTCGGGCGCGCGCAACCCCGCCACCATCGTGCTTCCGGCGATCACGCTCGCCCTGCCCGTCGCGGCACTGCTCGGGCAGGTGCTGCGCGACGGCCTCGTGCAGGCCGAGCGGATGCCGTTCGCCGAGACCGTGCGCGCTCGGGGTGCGAGTGCGGGGTGGTTCACGCTGCGGCACGGTCTGCGCCATGGGGCAGCGGGAGCCGTGACGCTGACCGCCTACCTCACCGGATCGGTGCTCGGCGGGGCGGTGCTGGTCGAGACCGTCTTCGCGCGGCCGGGACTCGGACGGGTGACGCTCGCCGCGATCAGCGACCGCGACCTCCCCGTGATCTCGGGGATCATCCTGCTCAGTGCGCTCGTGTTCGTGATCGTGAACGTCATCGTGGAGCTGGTGCATCCGCTCATCGACCCGCGCGTGCGCGCGGTCGACCGTGGGGCGAGCCGATGAGCCGCGCGCAGCGGGGGCTGCTGTGGGCGGCCGTCGGGGTGCTGTGCCTCATCGCGTTCGCCGCCGCCTTTCCCGGAGTCCTCGCGACGCACGACCCCGTGCTCACCGATGTGCGGGGAGCATTGCTCCCGCCGAGTGCCGACCACCTCTTCGGCACGGACCAGAGCGGCCGCGACGTGTACTCCCGGGTCGTGTTCGGCGCCGCGCGTTCGGTCGGTATCGGGCTGCTCGCCACGGCGATCGCGCTGGTGGCCGGGCTCGCCATCGGAGCGGTCGCGGGTCTCGCACCCCGTTGGGTCGACGTGTCGCTGATGCGCGTGAACGACGTGCTCATGGCATTCCCCGAGTTCCTGGTCGCGCTCGTCGTGATCGCCGTGCTCGGGCCGGGGCCGGTGAACGTCGCGATCGCCGTGACGCTCGCCGCGGTGCCCGTGTACATCAGACTCGCCCGCGTGCAGACGCGCACCCTCCGCGTCGCCGAGCACGTGGAGGCCGCCCGCATCCTCGGCGTGCCGCGTCTGGTGGCGTTCTGGCGGCATGTCCTCCCCGGCGTGCTCGGATCGCTGAGCGTGCTGGCGACGATCGGCATCGGGTCGAGCATCCTCGCCGCCTCCGGACTCAGCTTCCTCGGGCTCGGCCCGGCGGAGCCGACACCGGAGTGGGGCCTCATGCTCGCGGGCGGTCGGAACGTGCTCGGTCAGGCCTGGTGGATCTCGGTGTTCCCCGGCATCGCCATCACCGTCACGGTGGTCGCGGCGACGATCGTCGGTCGCGTGCTGCGGGCGCGCGCGGAGGGGAACGGGCGATGAGCGAGAACAGCGTGCCGGTCATCGAGGTGGAGAGCCTGCGCATCACGATCGACGGTGCCGCGGTCGTGGACGGGGTGTCGCTCACCGTGGCACCCGGCGAGTGCGTCGCGATCGTGGGCGAGTCCGGGGCGGGGAAGTCTCTCACCGCCCGGGCGCTTCTCGGGCTCGCTCCCCGCCGAGCCGCCGTCACCGCCGACGCGATGCGCGTCGGCGGCACGGACGTGCGCGGCCTCGACGAGCGCGGATGGCGAAGCGTGCGCGGGGCGCGTGTCGCCCTGGTAGCTCAGGACGCCCTCGTGGCCCTCGACCCGCTGCAGCGCATCGGATCGGAGATCGCGGAGCCTCTGCGCCTGCACGCGCGGGCGGGCGGCGCACTGCGGGATCGGGTGCTCGCGCTGCTGCGCCGGGTCTGGATGCCGGACCCCGAGCGACGCGTGCGCCAGTATCCGCACGAACTCTCGGGCGGTCTGCGCCAGCGGGCGCTCATCGCCTCGGCGCTCGCCGCCGGGCCCGCCGCACTCATCGCCGATGAGCCGACCACGGCGCTCGACGCCACCGTGCAGGCGAAGATCCTCGGTCTGCTGAGGGAGATCGCGGATGCCAGTACCGCCGTTCTCTTCATCAGCCACGACTTCGCCGCCGTGCGCCTGCTCGCGGACCGGGTGCTGGTGATGCGCGACGGAGAGATCGTGGAGGAGGGCGCCGTCGCCGAGGTGCTCGAGGATCCGCAGCATCCGTACACGCGGCAACTCATCGCCGCGACCCTGCACGAGCCCCGTGAGGCGGGCGATGCCGGCGGTGAAACGGTCGCCTCGGTCGAGCGGGTCTCGGTAGCGTTCGCAGGGGTCCCCGCCGTCGTCGATGCCTCGTTCGACGTGCGCCAGGGAACGACACTCGGGATCGTCGGGGAATCCGGATCGGGCAAGACCACGCTCGCACGGGTGCTGTTGGGGGTGCAGGCGCCGGGTACCGGGAGCATCCGCTGGAACGGGGCGCACCGGGTGCAGTTCGTTCACCAGAATCCGCTCGGCGCCTTCGATCCGCGCTGGAGCGTCGGCCGTTCCCTGCACGAGGCGCTCGCGGCGGGCGGCGTACCGCGTGCCGAACGTCGGGAGCGCGTCTCGGCCCTTCTCGGTGAAGTCGATCTCGATCCGTCCTTCGCCCGGCGTCGCCCGTCGGAACTCTCCGGCGGGCAGAGGCAGCGCGCGGCGATCGCCCGCGCGCTCGCGGCGAATCCCGACGTGCTCGTGCTCGACGAGCCGGTCTCGGCGCTCGATCCCTCGGTGCGGGAGCGCGTGCTGCGTCTGCTCCACCGGCTGCAGCGCGAAAGGCGGTTGACGATGGTCTTCGTCTCCCACGACCTCGACGTCGTGGCAGCGGTCGCCGACGACGTCCTGGTGATGCAGGGCGGCCGGATCGTGGAGCAGGGGGCGGTCGCCGAGGTGTTCGCGGCTCCGCAGCATCCGTTC
It encodes:
- a CDS encoding ABC transporter substrate-binding protein, with amino-acid sequence MPAASVRRLLPAAAIVAVTALALSACATPGGQDGDREVVWSIEGANLSAGHMDPQVSQLDVSGTVQRAVLDSLVFQEEDGTFSPWLATDWTVSDDSTEYTFTLRDDVTFTDGEPFDAAAVKANFDRIVDPETASAQAASMLGADFYAGTEVVDDHTVTVSFTQPYAPFLQAASTPQLGFYSPAVLADSADQLKAGGPGITVGTGPFELTEYTPDQELVYTRNDDYAWGPHGEGAPKFETLRVEIQPEASVRAGVVTSGEADLASNIPPNLAGDLGDGVSVDSVEYPGLPYSLYLNEKYGVFADEKVRQAFARGIDIDPAVEEIFFGQFPRAWSVLSSTTPGYDAAIEGTWAFDPDEANRLLDEAGWTERDTDGIRMKDGARLSARWIAWTPVPDDRAALANAIQSDLKKIGFEIEREVLEPGAYNEQYGPKTFDLTDWGFSGVDPDFLRAHLHTDGFQNASQVTDPEVDGLLEQAVATSDQNQRNAIYTQLQEWNATYTAIVPLYSPSAITAVGERIDGLSYDLYGRPLFYDVTVG
- a CDS encoding ABC transporter permease, translated to MKAALAKIAGLVASVVVVLWGAATVAFLAFRVIPGDPVSVMLGPQAQVSEAVKDGIREDLGLNRPPFEQYVDYLGRLVRGDLGESYQLRMPVAEVIGRQLGATLQLSALALLIAVVIALSVALLVRGETARAVATGVELVVLSSPVFWIGLVLLSVFAFGLGWFPVSGARNPATIVLPAITLALPVAALLGQVLRDGLVQAERMPFAETVRARGASAGWFTLRHGLRHGAAGAVTLTAYLTGSVLGGAVLVETVFARPGLGRVTLAAISDRDLPVISGIILLSALVFVIVNVIVELVHPLIDPRVRAVDRGASR
- the valS gene encoding valine--tRNA ligase, which produces MPASEIAQNQIPDKPALEGLEAKWDAAWAEQGTYLFDRLRAAQSGRDGVYSIDTPPPTASGSLHIGHVFSYTHTDVKARFERMRGKTVFYPMGWDDNGLPTERRVQNYYGVRCDPSLPYTPDFTPPFEGGDNKSSRAADQLPISRRNFIELCERLTLEDEKQFEALFRQLGLSVDWTQTYRTISDDTIRQSQLAFLRNIERGEAYQALAPTLWDIDFRSAIAQAELEDREQQAAYHTIEFPFADGSGSIAIDTTRPELLPACIAIVTHPEGPHKHLIGTKVRTPFFGAEIEIHGHHLAQPDKGTGAAMVCTFGDVTDIIWWRELRTAAGESLPNMTTIGLDGRFLPEAPSTVADADARAWYAEEVAGKTVFSARKAIVEKLQETGDMTAVGKPFSHAVKFFEKGDRPLEIVSTRQWYIRNGARDGNLREQLLSHGTELNWYPDFMRVRYENWVGGLTGDWLVSRQRFFGVPIPLWYGLDENGERDYERVIVPDAASLPIDPTTDVPDGYTEDQRGVAGGFDAEADIFDTWATSSLTPQLAGGWQRDEELWNLTAPFDLRPQGQDIIRTWLFSTMLRSVLEDGRSPWRNAAISGFIVDPDRKKMSKSKGNVVTPADILETHGSDAVRYWSASSRLGADAAFDPQSPTQVKIGRRLAIKVLNAAKFVLSFPVPEGAQVTHALDASMLSALDGVIAEATAAFENYDQARALEITEAFFWTFCDDYLELVKERAYNQNDVGQASAALALRLALSTLLRLLAPVLSFATEEAWSWFEEGSVHTAAWPEALGIEGDTAVLSAASEALIGIRRAKTEAKASQKTPVSRAVIAAPATTLVALEAAADDLRAVGRIAELEFVEADAFAVTAIELAPTEAS
- a CDS encoding ABC transporter permease — translated: MSRAQRGLLWAAVGVLCLIAFAAAFPGVLATHDPVLTDVRGALLPPSADHLFGTDQSGRDVYSRVVFGAARSVGIGLLATAIALVAGLAIGAVAGLAPRWVDVSLMRVNDVLMAFPEFLVALVVIAVLGPGPVNVAIAVTLAAVPVYIRLARVQTRTLRVAEHVEAARILGVPRLVAFWRHVLPGVLGSLSVLATIGIGSSILAASGLSFLGLGPAEPTPEWGLMLAGGRNVLGQAWWISVFPGIAITVTVVAATIVGRVLRARAEGNGR